One genomic segment of Brassica napus cultivar Da-Ae chromosome A3, Da-Ae, whole genome shotgun sequence includes these proteins:
- the LOC106396835 gene encoding AP2-like ethylene-responsive transcription factor ANT (The RefSeq protein has 2 substitutions compared to this genomic sequence) yields MESFCDNDDNNHGNTTNLLGFSLSSNMLKMGGGGGEEALYSSSSSAATSSSVPPQLVVGDNSNNYGVCYGSNSAAGGMYSQMSVMPLRSDGSLCLMEALNRSSHSNQHHHTQVSSPKMEDFFGTHHSNTSNKEAMDLSLDSLFYNTTHEPNNNTNFQEFFSFPQARNHHEEETRSYQNDPGLTHGGGSFNVGVYGEFQQSLSLSMSPGSQSSCITGTHHHQNQNNQAQNNHQISEALGVETSVGFETTTMAAAAKKKRGQEEVVVVGQKHIVHRKSIDTFGQRTSQYRGVTRHRWTGRYEAHLWDNSFKKEGHSRKGRQVYLGGYDMEEKAARAYDLAALKYWGPSTHTNFSVENYQKEIEDMKNMTRQEYVAHLRRKSSGFSRGASIYRGVTRHHQHGRWQARIGRVAGNKDLYLGTFGTQEEAAEAYDVAAIKFRGTNAVTNFDITRYDVDRIMASNTLLSGELARRNINSIVVRNNNNEENAVNAVVDGGLNKEVSSPERELSFPAIFTLPQVGQKMFGANMVGNMSSWTTNPSAELKAVSHTLPQMPVFAAWADS; encoded by the exons atgaAGTCCTTTTGTGATAATGATGATAATAATCATGGCAACACGACCAATTTGCTAGGGTTTTCGTTGTCTTCAAATATGTTGAAaatgggaggaggaggaggagaagaagctctgtactcatcttcttcttcagctgctACTTCTTCTTCTGTTCCACCGCAACTTGTTGTTGGTGATAACAGTAACAACTATGGAGTTTGCTATGGATCTAACTCAGCGGCTGGGGGAATGTATTCTCAAATGTCTGTCATGCCACTCAGATCTGACGGCTCTCTTTGCTTAATGGAAGCTCTCAACAGATCTTCTCACTCAAACCAGCATCACCATACTCAAG tttCATCTCCAAAGATGGAGGATTTCTTTGGGACCCATCACAGCAATACAAGTAACAAAGAAGCCATGGATCTTAGCTTAGATAGTTTATTCTACAACACCACTCATGAGCCAAACAACAACACAAACTTTCAAGAGTTCTTTAGCTTCCCACAAGCCAGAAACCACCATGAGGAAGAAACAAGAAGTTACCAGAATGACCCTGGTTTGACACATGGAGGAGGTTCTTTTAATGTAGGGGTATATGGGGAATTTCAACAGTCACTGAGTTTGTCCATGAGCCCTGGGTCACAATCTAGCTGCATCACTGGCACTCACCaccaccaaaaccaaaacaaccAAGCGCAAAACCACCATCAGATCTCTGAAGCTTTGGGGGTGGAGACAAGTGTTGGATTTGAGACAACAACAATGGCGGctgctgcaaagaagaagagaggacaAGAGGAAGTAGTGGTTGTTGGACAGAAACATATTGTTCATAGAAAATCTATTGATACCTTTGGACAACGAACTTCTCAATACCGAGGCGTTACAAG ACACAGATGGACTGGTAGATATGAAGCTCATCTATGGGACAATAGTTTCAAGAAGGAAGGTCATAGCAGAAAAGGAAGACAAG TTTATCTGG GAGGTTATGATATGGAGGAGAAAGCTGCTCGAGCATATGATCTAGCTGCACTCAAGTACTGGGGTCCCTCTACTCACACCAATTTCTCT GTGGAGAATTATCAGAAAGAGATTGAGGACATGAAGAACATGACTAGACAAGAATATGTTGCTCATTTGAGAAGGAAAAGCAGTGGTTTCTCTAGGGGTGCTTCCATCTATAGAGGAGTCACAAG ACACCACCAGCATGGAAGGTGGCAAGCTCGGATCGGTAGAGTCGCTGGAAACAAAGATCTCTACCTCGGAACTTTTG GAACTCAAGAAGAAGCTGCGGAAGCCTATGATGTAGCAGCCATCAAGTTCCGTGGCACAAACGCTGTGACTAACTTTGATATAACAAGGTACGACGTTGATCGCATAATGGCTAGTAACACACTCTTGTCTGGAGAGTTAGCTAGAAGGAACATCAACAGCATTGTGGTTCGGAACAACAACAACGAAGAAAACGCTGTTAATGCTGTCGTGGACGGTGGTTTGAACAAAGAAGTTAGTAGTCCGGAGAGAGAGTTGAGTTTTCCGGCGATTTTTACGTTGCCGCAAGTTGGTCAGAAGATGTTTGGAGCAAATATGGTCGGAAACATGAGTTCTTGGACTACGAACCCTAGTGCTGAGCTCAAGGCCGTTTCACATACTTTGCCTCAGATGCCTGTTTTCGCTGCGTGGGCTGATTCTTGA